The Burkholderia pyrrocinia genome has a segment encoding these proteins:
- the metF gene encoding methylenetetrahydrofolate reductase [NAD(P)H] — translation MKPIELSFEFFPPKTADGVEKLRATRAQLLPLKPKFVSVTFGAGGSTQQGTLDTVLDMQKDGLEAAPHLSCIGSSRDSLRAILDQYRSHGIRHIVALRGDLPSGMGAVGELRYASELVSFIRAEHGDWFHIEVAGYPEYHPQSRSPKADLENFARKVKAGANSAITQYFFNADAYFRFVDDARKLGVDVPIVPGIMPITNFSQLMRFSEMCGAEVPRWIARRLESFGDDRDAIRAFGADVVTDLCRRLVDAGVPGLHFYTLNAATATRTICERLAM, via the coding sequence ATGAAACCGATCGAACTTTCGTTTGAATTCTTTCCGCCGAAGACGGCGGACGGCGTCGAAAAGCTGCGCGCGACGCGTGCGCAGCTGCTGCCGCTGAAGCCGAAATTCGTCTCCGTGACGTTCGGCGCAGGCGGCTCGACGCAGCAGGGCACGCTCGATACCGTGCTCGACATGCAGAAGGACGGCCTCGAGGCCGCGCCGCACCTGTCGTGCATCGGTTCGTCGCGCGACAGCCTGCGCGCGATCCTCGACCAGTACCGCTCGCACGGCATCCGGCATATCGTCGCGCTGCGCGGCGACCTGCCGTCGGGGATGGGCGCGGTCGGCGAGCTGCGTTATGCGTCCGAGCTCGTCAGCTTCATCCGCGCCGAGCATGGCGACTGGTTCCACATCGAGGTCGCCGGTTATCCGGAGTACCACCCGCAATCGCGTTCGCCGAAGGCCGATCTCGAGAATTTCGCGCGCAAGGTGAAAGCCGGCGCGAATTCCGCGATCACGCAGTACTTCTTCAACGCCGACGCGTATTTCCGCTTCGTCGACGATGCGCGCAAGCTGGGCGTGGACGTGCCGATCGTGCCGGGCATCATGCCGATCACGAACTTCTCGCAGCTGATGCGCTTCTCCGAGATGTGCGGCGCCGAAGTGCCGCGCTGGATCGCGCGCCGGCTCGAGAGCTTCGGCGACGATCGCGACGCGATCCGCGCGTTCGGTGCGGACGTCGTCACCGATCTGTGCCGGCGCCTGGTCGACGCGGGCGTGCCGGGGCTGCATTTCTACACGCTGAATGCAGCGACCGCGACGCGGACGATCTGCGAACGGCTCGCCATGTAA
- a CDS encoding dienelactone hydrolase family protein, producing MTAQWIDIPTGNDSFGGYLALPKRGKGPAVIIIQEIFGVNSHIRAVADQYASDGYVALAPDVFWRTQPRVELTYEGADRDKGIELMKKTDVGLAVADIGAAADALRARPEVAGKIAAIGYCFGGQLAYRAAATGKLDAAVAYYGGGIQNALDLAGKVTQPILFHYAENDHGIPLSAVDQVKAAFAGHGHASFHVYPGAEHGFNCTDRASYNQRASALAHGRTLTFLAEHL from the coding sequence GTGACTGCCCAATGGATCGACATCCCGACCGGTAACGACAGCTTCGGCGGCTATCTCGCGCTGCCCAAGCGCGGCAAGGGCCCTGCCGTCATCATCATCCAGGAGATCTTCGGCGTGAACTCGCACATCCGCGCGGTCGCCGACCAGTACGCGTCCGACGGCTACGTCGCGCTCGCGCCGGACGTGTTCTGGCGCACGCAGCCGCGCGTCGAACTGACCTACGAAGGCGCGGATCGCGACAAGGGCATCGAGCTGATGAAAAAGACCGACGTGGGTCTCGCGGTCGCGGATATCGGCGCAGCGGCCGACGCATTGCGCGCACGCCCCGAAGTGGCCGGCAAGATCGCCGCGATCGGCTACTGCTTCGGCGGCCAGCTCGCGTACCGCGCGGCCGCGACCGGCAAGCTCGACGCGGCGGTCGCCTATTACGGCGGCGGCATCCAGAACGCGCTCGATCTGGCCGGCAAGGTCACGCAGCCGATCCTGTTCCACTACGCGGAAAACGACCACGGGATCCCGCTCTCGGCCGTCGATCAAGTGAAGGCCGCGTTCGCCGGCCACGGCCACGCCTCCTTCCACGTGTATCCGGGCGCCGAGCACGGCTTCAACTGCACGGACCGCGCGTCTTACAACCAGCGCGCGTCGGCGCTCGCGCACGGCCGCACGCTGACGTTCCTCGCCGAGCACCTGTAA
- a CDS encoding phage holin family protein produces MSVILTWVINALALLIITYLVPSIHIKSFGTALIVAVVLGLINTVIRPVLILLTLPVTIVTLGVFILVVNALCFWFASSLLKGFEVSGFWSAFFGSILYSIVSWLLSALIFGQRDIG; encoded by the coding sequence ATGAGCGTCATCCTCACCTGGGTCATCAATGCGCTCGCGCTGCTGATCATCACGTACCTCGTGCCGTCGATCCACATCAAGAGCTTCGGCACCGCGCTGATCGTCGCGGTCGTGCTCGGCCTGATCAACACGGTGATCCGCCCGGTGCTGATCCTGCTGACGCTGCCCGTCACGATCGTCACGCTCGGGGTGTTCATCCTCGTCGTGAACGCGCTGTGCTTCTGGTTCGCGTCGTCGCTGCTGAAGGGCTTCGAGGTGTCGGGGTTCTGGTCCGCGTTCTTCGGTTCGATCCTGTACAGCATCGTGTCGTGGCTGCTGTCCGCGCTGATCTTCGGCCAGCGCGACATCGGCTGA
- a CDS encoding NAD(P)H-dependent flavin oxidoreductase, with amino-acid sequence MPAHLYSTPFSERFGLRLPLVQAPMVGATTAAMVAAASNAGALGSLGAGAFEPERLATEVAAIRAATDRPFAVNLFVLPDAAPDAATVARALAAIDPLNATLGLPPGTAPARYAPDFRAQLDALVSLRVPVASFTFGVLDAADVARLKAAGTYVIGTATHVAEGLAWQAAGADALSAQGAEAGGHRGTFIGSADDALIGTFALVPQLVDATALPVLAAGGIMDGRGIAAALALGAQGAQLGTAFLTCAESAIAADWKARLLACADTSTQVTRAITGRHARGLRNTLMARLGERVADVAPYPVQNALTQPLRQAAARANDGDYLSLWAGQGAPLARRRGDALTTSQLVAALDAEWRASAA; translated from the coding sequence ATGCCTGCCCATCTGTATTCCACGCCCTTTTCCGAACGCTTCGGCCTGCGCCTGCCGCTCGTGCAGGCGCCGATGGTCGGCGCGACCACGGCCGCGATGGTCGCCGCCGCATCGAACGCCGGCGCGCTCGGCAGCCTCGGCGCCGGCGCGTTCGAGCCCGAGCGCCTCGCGACCGAAGTCGCGGCGATCCGCGCGGCGACCGATCGCCCGTTCGCGGTCAACCTGTTCGTGCTGCCGGACGCCGCGCCCGATGCGGCGACCGTCGCGCGCGCACTCGCGGCGATCGACCCGCTGAACGCGACGCTCGGGCTGCCGCCGGGCACCGCACCCGCGCGTTATGCGCCCGACTTCCGCGCGCAGCTCGATGCGCTCGTGTCGTTGCGCGTGCCGGTCGCGAGCTTCACGTTCGGTGTGCTCGACGCGGCCGACGTCGCGCGCCTGAAAGCTGCCGGCACCTATGTGATCGGCACCGCGACGCACGTCGCCGAAGGGCTCGCGTGGCAGGCGGCCGGCGCCGACGCGCTGTCCGCGCAGGGCGCCGAGGCGGGCGGCCATCGCGGTACGTTCATCGGTTCCGCCGACGATGCGCTGATCGGCACGTTCGCACTCGTGCCGCAGCTCGTCGACGCGACGGCGCTGCCGGTGCTCGCCGCGGGCGGCATCATGGACGGCCGCGGGATCGCGGCCGCGCTCGCGCTCGGCGCGCAGGGCGCACAGCTCGGCACCGCGTTCCTGACCTGCGCGGAAAGCGCGATCGCGGCGGACTGGAAGGCACGCCTTCTGGCTTGCGCGGACACGTCGACGCAGGTCACGCGCGCGATCACCGGCCGCCATGCGCGCGGGCTGCGGAACACGCTGATGGCGCGGCTCGGCGAACGCGTGGCCGACGTCGCGCCGTACCCGGTGCAGAACGCGCTGACGCAGCCGCTGCGCCAGGCCGCCGCGCGCGCGAACGACGGCGATTACCTGTCGCTGTGGGCCGGCCAGGGCGCGCCGCTCGCGCGGCGGCGCGGCGATGCGCTGACGACGTCGCAGCTCGTCGCTGCGCTCGACGCAGAATGGCGCGCGTCGGCCGCCTGA
- a CDS encoding amidase, producing MHSDYLAHDAIGLAALVRNRKASPRELLDAAIGQAEAVNGAINAIVLQDYEAARQRAASTPEPGAGAPFAGVPYLVKDLGAAVAGLPLSMGSRHYRYYVPADDSPVIARSRAAGLNVFGKTNTSEIGQMPYTEPELFGACRNPWNLDHTPGGSSGGAAAAVAAGIVPLAHASDGGGSIRIPASCCGLFGLKPSRNPMLVDQPSNGELVVQHAVSRSVRDSALLLDVTTGQTLPHGAPGTFLGELDTPPGPLRIGLVVDPMLAPALADDTRAALDDAAALLESLGHHVEPATLHVDYARAAETFLTLWATIAEEMVLGARALTGRAPRRGEFEAATWAMAVVGRRLARTRLPDVLEWQRQLTVQVAGLVSRYDAILCASLAAPPVKIGELQPTSFESVQMKLLAALPVKPLLKEMLAKSSEKAFAWAGCTELFNLTGQPAMSVPLYWNARGLPIGVQFVARHTDDALLLRLARQLEQARPWFDRRPPLMQAQR from the coding sequence ATGCACTCGGACTATCTCGCGCATGACGCGATCGGCCTCGCCGCGCTCGTGCGCAACCGCAAGGCAAGCCCGCGCGAATTGCTCGACGCGGCGATCGGCCAGGCCGAAGCGGTCAATGGCGCGATCAACGCGATCGTGCTGCAGGACTACGAAGCCGCGCGCCAGCGTGCGGCCTCCACACCCGAACCCGGCGCCGGCGCGCCGTTCGCGGGCGTTCCGTATCTCGTCAAGGATCTCGGCGCGGCGGTCGCCGGGCTGCCGCTGTCGATGGGCAGCCGGCACTACCGGTACTACGTGCCCGCCGACGATTCGCCGGTGATCGCGCGCAGCCGCGCGGCCGGCCTCAACGTGTTCGGCAAGACCAACACGTCGGAGATCGGCCAGATGCCGTACACGGAACCCGAACTGTTCGGCGCGTGCCGCAACCCGTGGAATCTCGACCACACGCCCGGCGGCTCGAGCGGCGGCGCGGCGGCGGCCGTCGCGGCCGGCATCGTGCCGCTCGCGCATGCGTCCGACGGCGGCGGCTCGATCCGCATCCCGGCGTCGTGCTGCGGGCTGTTCGGCCTGAAGCCGAGCCGCAATCCGATGCTCGTCGACCAGCCGTCGAACGGCGAGCTCGTCGTCCAGCATGCGGTGTCGCGCAGCGTGCGCGACAGCGCGCTGCTGCTCGACGTGACGACCGGCCAGACGCTGCCGCACGGCGCGCCCGGCACGTTCCTCGGCGAACTCGATACGCCGCCCGGCCCGCTGCGGATCGGCCTCGTCGTCGATCCGATGCTCGCGCCGGCGCTCGCCGACGACACGCGCGCGGCGCTCGACGACGCGGCCGCGCTGCTCGAATCGCTCGGCCACCATGTCGAGCCGGCGACGCTGCACGTCGACTACGCGCGCGCGGCTGAAACCTTCCTCACGCTGTGGGCAACGATCGCCGAGGAGATGGTGCTCGGCGCGCGCGCGTTGACCGGCCGCGCGCCGCGGCGCGGCGAATTCGAAGCGGCGACGTGGGCGATGGCCGTGGTCGGCCGGCGCCTCGCGCGCACGCGCCTGCCGGACGTGCTCGAGTGGCAGCGCCAGCTCACCGTGCAGGTTGCCGGCCTCGTGTCGCGCTACGACGCCATTCTGTGCGCGTCGCTCGCGGCGCCGCCGGTGAAGATCGGCGAACTGCAGCCCACATCATTCGAATCGGTGCAGATGAAGCTGCTCGCCGCGCTGCCGGTGAAGCCGCTGCTGAAGGAAATGCTCGCGAAGTCGTCGGAGAAGGCGTTCGCGTGGGCCGGCTGCACCGAGCTGTTCAACCTGACCGGCCAGCCGGCGATGTCGGTACCGCTCTACTGGAATGCGCGCGGGCTGCCGATCGGCGTGCAGTTCGTCGCGCGCCACACCGACGACGCGCTGCTGCTCAGGCTCGCGCGGCAGCTCGAACAGGCGCGGCCGTGGTTCGACCGCCGCCCGCCGCTAATGCAGGCGCAGCGCTGA